The DNA region ATAGCGTTACTCTACATTACTGGGGTTTCCTGGAGGTTTAGGCAAATTTACATTGAAGTATCCTACCTGACAATAGCATCAACCTTCGCTAGTTACCTACAGGGTTATGCAACTAGCGTACTAACCGTTATTGATAGGGTTAGGCTTCAGGGCATGGGTATAGTTACCTCAATTACTAAGTTGCTCTTGATAATTTACATAATGTACAGTGGATGGAGCCTATTCTCCGTCCTAGTATCTTCAATAATAATAACATTATCTGCAGTAGCCTATGGCTTAACCACAGTATTAACGAAATTAAGCCGTGTTGGGTCACTGGGCAGGTACTTTAAGGAGACTTTTGCCGCTTCATGGGTACCGTTGATTGGTTATGGTGCGGGAAACTTAAGGAGCATGGATTCAATGATAATAGGCTACGTGGGTGGCATTTTGGATAATGCAATGTGGCAGGTACTTAACGTTCAAGGTAAGGCACTTGGGTTAGCAACAGGCATAATTAATGTGACTTACGGTGAATTACTAAGCGGTAAGGATCTTGAGAGGAGGTTCTACATTGACCTACTGATCTTACTTAACGTAACCATTATGGTGGCGCTCTTTCTAGTGTTTTATGAACCATACATTGTGTACTTCCTGAGACCCCAGGACTACTCATTCATACAGTACTTAAGGATCCCTGTTATTCTACTAACGATCTCAACTATCGCCTCAATAATTAACCAATACTACTCATGGATCATGCAGGGTATAGATAGGGTTGACTTCAATGGTGAAGTCACATTTAAGACATATGTAGGTAGCTTAGTCTTTCACGCCCACTTCGCTGAATTCATACTAACCGTAGTTTACATCGCATCAATATACCCTCTAATAATCCTTTCAGAGATAATTAGGTTGCCGTCTCCGGTAATAAGTGGCGTACTATTAGCATCAATACTGGCAACGCTTACTAGCTTAACATACAGGTTTATTCACCTTGAGGCAAGGCGTAGGCTTAAAGTACCTGTGAAATCCATTATTCTCGACATAGTGACCCCTTCACTCTTAACAGCCTTAGTAACATACATGGAGTCCACTGTAATGCTTACAACATATCCACCTGTTAAGGGCGCAGTAGGGGAATTGATTAGAATAACTATTGGCGCGGTTTTAACCGCGGTAACATACTTAGCAGTATCATTGACAGTGTCAAGTAATATTAGGCGCCTATTCATGAATTTAGTGACATACGTCGTTAAGTCAGGCTTAAGCATAATTAACCGCACAGGATCCAGTGGCTAATTACTTAACTCAATTCTTCTTAACGCTTAATGATAAGGATTGTGTGTTTTAGAGGAAAGCTTTTTAAGTTGCTTAAAAAGCTTTAAAAGGATTAGGATGCCGAAGGAACCCGTATACAGAATTGAGAATATAGTGGCAACCGTGAACCTGGGTGTTGACCTGGATCTAGAGAGACTTGCGGAAGTATTACCTGCAGCTGAGTATAATCCTGACCAATTCCCCGGCTTAATACTTAGGTTTCAGAGGCCTAAGATCTCGGCGTTAATATTCAGGACAGGCAAAATGGTTTGCACTGGGGCTAAGAGTGAGGAGGAGTTGAAGAGGGCTGTTAAGTACCTTGTTAAGACCCTCAACCAACGTGGTGCGCAGATACAGAATGACTCAGATATTCAAGTTCAAAACATTGTTGCCTCAGGTAATCTACATGCTGAGGTTAATATTGAGAAGGCTGCGTTACTCCTTGAGAACTCAATGTATGAGCCCGAACAGTTCCCGGGATTAATATATAGGATGAGTGACCCTAAGGTGGTCATATTAGTGTTCAGTTCAGGTAAGATAGTTTGCACTGGGGCTAAGAAGGAGACTGACGTCGCTGTGGCTGTCCGTAAACTGTACGATAAGTTAAAGGAGATTAACGCACTATACGTTATTGAGGAGGAGTCTGCATATGAGGAAACGTAAATGATGTGCATTAAAGGAAGCATCTACGTTACGTTAAACTGGAGGGAGGCATTCAGTAGGGTATTTAATCGTAACGTAATTTATGTGGTTAATGAAACTGAGATTGATGAGGCCTACTCTGTGGTTAAGGGAAAGAACGTTCTTCTAATGGTTAACGGTTACCCAACTTCAAGCAGGTGGATTTACATTAATAAATTGATAAACGCCTCTGAGTGGGTGCTGGTTAAGTTAAGTAACCAGTCACCAGCTCTCCTTAAGGCTCTCAATGTGTCCCTGAGTCATGGTAATGTATCGTATATTGTTCAACCAAACACCTACATGATGGCCCATGAGTATATTGATGGTGAGTTCTACGTGGAGCCCATTAAGGATGAATCATCACCAATACTTCATCTGATCCTTAAGGATTCCAGGACACTTA from Caldivirga sp. includes:
- a CDS encoding TATA-box-binding protein, with translation MPKEPVYRIENIVATVNLGVDLDLERLAEVLPAAEYNPDQFPGLILRFQRPKISALIFRTGKMVCTGAKSEEELKRAVKYLVKTLNQRGAQIQNDSDIQVQNIVASGNLHAEVNIEKAALLLENSMYEPEQFPGLIYRMSDPKVVILVFSSGKIVCTGAKKETDVAVAVRKLYDKLKEINALYVIEEESAYEET